The stretch of DNA CCGCCCGTCGCTGCGCGAGGTCCGCTCCGCCGACACCGCGCCGCTCACCGGTGAGCACGCCGACCGCGCCCCGGTCGTGCTGACCTGGGGACTGCTCGGCGAGGGCAAGGGCATCGAATGGGCCATCGAGGCGATGGCCGGCCTGCGCGACCTCAGCCCGCAGCCGCAGTACCACGTGGTCGGGCAGACCCACCCGAAGGTCGTCGAGCGCTTCGGCGAGCGGTACCGCGAGAGCCTGGTGGCCCGGGCCGTCGAACTCGGTGTCGAGGACGCCGTGCACTTCGACGCCCGCTACATCGACAAGACCGAGCTCAACGCGCTCGTCCAGCAGGCCGACATCGTGCTGCTCCCCTACGACTCCCGCGAGCAGGTCACGTCCGGGGTCCTCATCGAGGCGGTCACCGCCGGCAAGCCCGTCGTGTCGACCGGGTTCCCGCACGCCCGTGAACTGCTGGCCTCCGGCGCCGGCCTGCTCGTCGAACGCCAGGACCCGGAAGGGATGACCGCCGCCCTGCGCCGCGTCCTCACCGAGCCGGGACTGGCCGCCGCGATGGCCGCCGAGGCCACCCGGGTCGCTCCCGAGCTGCTCTGGCCGGCCGTCGCCGACGGCTACCGGCGGCTCGCCGCCGAGGCGCTCGGCACCGCCGACCTGCGCGAGTCCGCGTGACGGCTCCGGTCGCGGTTCCCTCCGCCGCGACCGCCGACACGACGGCGGTGTCGGATCGGCCGGCGGGGTCGGATCGGCCGGCGCTGCCGGCGGTGTCCTTCGCGCACGTGTACCGGCTCACCGACGACGTCGGTCTGTTCGAGCACGCTGAGTTCACCCGGCCCCGCGAGGAGCACGCCTACTGCGTCGACGACGTCTCGCGCGGCCTCGTCGCCATCGCCCGTGAGGACGCACCCGACGCCCGGCTCCTCGCACTCGGCGAGCTCTACCTGCAGTTCGTCCTCGACGCCCAGGCCCCGGACGGCCGCTTCGCCAACCGGCGCGCGCTGGACCGGCACTGGGAGGACGAGCCGTCCGTCGAGGACTGCTGGGGACGTGCCCTGTGGAGCCTCGGCACCGCCGCGGCCCGGTTGCCGCTGTCCGCCGACCGCGC from Nakamurella deserti encodes:
- a CDS encoding glycosyltransferase produces the protein MFETIEPFAARTAGPDPVRFAVLGTYPPTQCGLASFANSLLEALRSPRDDVRVLGIVDEPSADRHPDVAHEWVRNADGAVAAAADHLNGYDIAIIQHEYGIYPGRDGVVLLDLLPLLTVPTVTVLHTVLVTPSESQRSILEALVAHSVAVVTMTHTAKERLIAHYDIDPTKVRVIPHGAADNRPSLREVRSADTAPLTGEHADRAPVVLTWGLLGEGKGIEWAIEAMAGLRDLSPQPQYHVVGQTHPKVVERFGERYRESLVARAVELGVEDAVHFDARYIDKTELNALVQQADIVLLPYDSREQVTSGVLIEAVTAGKPVVSTGFPHARELLASGAGLLVERQDPEGMTAALRRVLTEPGLAAAMAAEATRVAPELLWPAVADGYRRLAAEALGTADLRESA